Proteins found in one Oncorhynchus kisutch isolate 150728-3 unplaced genomic scaffold, Okis_V2 scaffold3202, whole genome shotgun sequence genomic segment:
- the LOC116371402 gene encoding gastrula zinc finger protein XlCGF17.1-like: MVTQNSATFQNLVTRNQSDYRGSSGEPQQHHDAEEAEKSLSTSELLKKHQQRSTGKNPHCCSHCGKRCKSLSELKIHQRTHTGEKPYSCDQCGRSFTISSHLTSHQRTHTGEKPYSCDQCGKCFTISSHLTSHQRTHTGEKPYSCDQCGMSFAASSNLTSHQRTHTGKKPYSCDQCGMSFAASSNLTRHQRIHTGEKPYTCDQCGKCFTILSSLTSHQRTHTGEKPYSCDQCGKCFTISSSLTSHQRTHTGEKPYSCDQCGKCFTISSSLTSHQRTHTGEKPYSCDQCGKCFTISSHLTSHQRTHTGEKPYLCDQCDKRYSDKRSLIKHQKIHEGVVS; this comes from the exons atggtcaccCAGAACTCCGCCACGTTCCAGAACCTTGTCACCAGAAACCAAAG tgactatcgtggatcctctggggagcctcaacaacatcatgatgctgaagaggcagagaagagtctctccacatCAGAActcctcaagaaacaccagcagagatCCACAGGGAAGAATCCTCACTGCTGCTCTCACTGTGGGAAGCGTTGCAAATCTTTATCAGAACTtaaaatacaccagagaacacacactggagagaaaccttatagctgtgatcaatgtgggaggagttttactaTATCAAGTCATCTGacttcacaccagagaacacacacaggagagaaaccttatagctgtgatcaatgtgggaagtgtTTTACTATATCAAGCCATCTGacttcacaccagagaacacacacaggagagaaaccttatagctgtgatcaatgtgggatgAGTTTTGCTGCATCAAGCAATCTGacttcacaccagagaacacacacaggaaagaaaccttatagctgtgatcaatgtgggatgAGTTTTGCTGCATCAAGCAATCTGACAagacaccagagaatacacacaggagagaaaccttatacctgtgatcaatgtgggaagtgtTTTACTATATTAAGCTCTCTGacttcacaccagagaacacacacaggagagaaaccttatagctgtgatcaatgtgggaagtgtTTTACTATATCAAGCTCTCTGacttcacaccagagaacacacacaggagagaaaccttatagctgtgatcaatgtgggaagtgtTTTACTATATCAAGCTCTCTGacttcacaccagagaacacacacaggagagaaaccttatagctgtgatcaatgtgggaagtgtTTTACTATATCAAGCCATCTGACTtcacatcagagaacacacacaggagagaaaccttatctctgtgatcaatgtgacaagagatactccgataaaagatctctgattaaacatcagaaaatacatgaaggagttgtttcatga